Within the Stenotrophomonas sp. 610A2 genome, the region CAATGCGCATGACGAGATTGGTCGGTTGGCGGCGGCGCTGATGCAGATGCAGTCCAGCCTGCGTGAGCGTATAGCCGGCGAACGCCTGGCGGCAGGGGCCAACCAGCGGGTACGCCAGGCGTTGGACGTGGCCAGCGCCGCGGTGCTGGTGACGGATGCCGAAGGCCGCGTGGTCTATGCCAATCCGGCATTGCAGCAGGCCTTCGCCCAGGCCGGGATCGAAGGCGCGGCCGAGGTGGACAGCGAGGTGGCCGAACTCGGCCCGGCAGTTGCCGCACTCGTGCGCGCCGCCTTCGCGCAGGGCGTGGCGATGGATGCGGAGGTGGAGCTGGGCAACAGCGGCTTCTTGTTGCGGGCCAGCCCGGTGCTGGAAGCTGATCGGGTACTTGGCCTGGTGATGGAATGGCAGGACCGACGGCTTGAGCGGGTGATCGTCAACGAAGTGGCCGCGGTGGTCGCGGCAGCGACCGCCGGCGACCTGCAGGGACGCATCGTGCTGGCCGACAAGCAGGGCTTCGTGCTGCAGTTGGGCGAACGCATCAATGCGCTGTTGGACAGCGTGCAGGCGCAGGTGGGGGATGCGACGCGGGTGATCGGCCACTTCGCCCATGGTGACCTGAGTGCGCGCATGCGCGGTGACGGTCAGGGCATCTATGCACGCCTGCGACAAGGACTGGAGGAGGCCATGCAGCAGGTGGGAGGCATCGTCGCCCGCATCCAGCAATCGGCGGGCAGCGTGCAGGCGGCGGTGGGCGACATGGCCAGTGGTACCGCCGATCTGTCCGGGCGCGTGGAGCAGCAGGTGGGTGATGTGCATGAGGCGTTGCAGCGGGTGCGCTCGGTGGCCGGTGAGGCGCGCGAGAATGCCGGCAGCGCACGCGAGAGTGCGCTGGTGTCGGCGCAGGCCAGCGATGCTGCCGACCGCGGCCGCCAAGCCACGGCGGCCGCGATCTCTGGCATGGAACAGCTGCGGGCTTCCTCACGGCACATCCGCGAGATCGTCGCCACCGTCGACAGCCTGTCGTTCCAGACCAATCTGCTGGCGCTGAACGCCGCGGTCGAGGCCGCGCGGGCCGGCAGCCACGGGCGTGGTTTCGCGGTGGTGGCCAACGAGGTGCGCCAGCTGGCGCAGCGCTCGGCGGAAGCGTCCAAGCAGATCCGTGGCCTGATCGATGAATCGCTGCGGCAGGTGGAGGAAGGCGCGCGGCTCGCTGACAGCAGCGGTGCGGCGATGCAGGACATCGGTGGTCGGGTGGCGCAGGTGGCCAGTGCGCTGGAGCGGATCGATGCAGGCTCGGCGCGGCAGGTCAGCGCGGTGGATGATGTGGAGCGCCTGCTGCGGCGTATCGGTGAAGGCACCCGCCAGAGTGGCGAGGTCGCACGCGCCTCATCGCAAGCGGCGCAGGCGATGCGCGAGCAGACGCAGGAGCTGGCCGCAGCGGCGGAAGTGTTCGTGGTGGATGCGGCGACGGCAGCGGAGCCGGTGATGCAGCGCTTGGCATGAGCTGCAGCTCCCTCCCTTGCGCAGCGCGCAGGGGAGGGTTGGGGAGGGGTGCTTTTCGCGGGCAAGCCAGAGAACGTGTAAAAGCAACAACCAAAGCCACCCCCTCCCAACCTCCCCCTTGGCTACGCCAAAGGGGAGGGGCTGCAGCTCCCTCGCTTGCGCAACGCGCAGGAGAGGGCTGGGGAGGGGTAGTGCTTGGCACTCAGCCGCAGGCAAGCGCCGGCAGCAACTCAATCTTCTTCCGGCGGCAGCACGATGGCGTCGTCGTCGATCGCCAGCTTGCCGGCCATCAGCACCGCCTGGGTGCGGTTGGTGACGCCGAGCTTGCGCAGGATGGCGGTGACGTGGGCCTTGATGGTGGCCTCGGAAACGCCCAGGTCATAGGCGATCTGCTTGTTCAGCCGGCCCACGCCGAGCATCTGCAGCACGCGGAACTGCTGCGGGGTCAGTTCACGCAGGCGCTGGCCGACTTCGCGTTCCTCATTCGGGGTCGGCGGCACGTTGTGCGCCTCCGCCGGTGCCCAGCGCTCGCCATCGAGGATGGTGCCCAAGGCGTGGCCGATGGTGTCCGAATCGGCGGATTTGGGAATGAAGCCGAATGCACCATGGTCCAGGGCGCGCCGCATCACCGTGGCTTCTTCGCGTGCGGAGACCACCACGATGGGCAGCTGCGGATGCAGCGAACGCAGGTGCACCAATGCGTTGAAGCCCTGCGCGCCGGGCATGTTGAGGTCCATCAATACCAGGTCGGCATCGGGGTGTTGTTCGGCCAGTGCGTACAGCGCTTCGACGCTGTCGGCCTCCATCAGCTGCACGCCGGGTATGACGCGTTGCACCGCGCCCTTGAGGGCTTCGCGGAACAGCGGGTGGTCATCGGCAATGAGGAGGGTAGGCATATGCGATCCAATGCTGAAGTAAGGGGCGTGACGCCCTTCCGGTGAAACAGGATACCGGTACAGATGCCGATCCACGCCCTCCACATGGACCGACAGCCGGGGCACCGTGGTGCCCCGGGCTTGTAACGCTTAGCGAACCTTGCGCTCTTCCACCAGCGATGCGACCACCGATGGATCAGCCAGCGTGGAGGTGTCACCGAGCTGGTCCGGCGCGTTCTCGGCGATCTTGCGCAGGATGCGGCGCATGATCTTGCCCGAGCGGGTCTTGGGCAGGCCCGGTGCCCACTGCAGGTGATCCGGCGCGGCGATCGGGCCGATTTCCTTGCGCACCCATGCCACCAGTTCCTTGAGCAGTTCGTCGGTCTGCGCTTCGCCGGCAATCAGGGTGACATAGGCATAGATGCCCTGGCCCTTGATGTCGTGCGGGAAGCCGACCACGGCCGCTTCGGCCACCTTCGGGTGCGAGACCAGCGCGCTTTCCACTTCGGCCGTGCCGATGCGGTGACCGGACACGTTCATCACGTCATCGACGCGGCCGGTGATCCAGTAGTAGCCATCTTCATCGCGACGGCAGCCGTCACCGGTGAAGTAGCTGCCCGGGTAGGTGCGGAAATAGGTGTCGATGAAACGCTGGTGGTCACCGTAGACGGTACGCATCTGGCCCGGCCAGGAATCGCGGATGATCAGGTTGCCTTCGGTGGCGCCTTCCAGCGGCTCACCGTCGGCACTGACCAGCGCCGGCTGCACGCCGAAGAACGGCAGCGTTGCCGAACCCGGCTTGAGGTCGGTTGCACCCGGCAGCGGCGAAATCAGGATGCCGCCGGTTTCGGTCTGCCACCAGGTGTCCACGATCGGGCAGCGGGCATCGCCGACCACGTCGTAATACCAGCGCCAGGCTTCGGGATTGATCGGCTCACCGACGCTGCCGAGCAGGCGCAGGCTCTTGCGCGAGGTGCGCTTGACCGGCTCCTCGCCGTCGCGCATCAGTGCACGAATGGCGGTGGGCGCGGTGTAGAAGATGGTGACCTGGTGCTTGTCGATCACTTCCCAGAAACGCGAAGTGTTCGGGTAGTTCGGCACGCCTTCGAACATCACCGAGGTGGCGCCGTTGGCCAGCGGGCCGTAGACGATGTAGCTGTGGCCGGTGACCCAGCCGACGTCGGCGGTACACCAGTAGATGTCGTCCTCGCGCAGGTCGAACACCGCTTCATGGGTGTAGGCCGCGTACAGCAGGTAACCGCCGGTGGTGTGCAGCACGCCCTTGGGCTTGCCGGTGGAGCCGGAGGTGTAGAGGATGAACAGCGGATCTTCGGCGTTCATGCGCTCGGGTTCGCACTCGGCCGGCTGGGTGTCCACCACATCGTGG harbors:
- a CDS encoding methyl-accepting chemotaxis protein, which translates into the protein MKFPLGIAQKLRLSLLALVVGLLVIGSAYAWLSVGMRGADQRLQSYQQDAAQLEALVAAFAEARRAQAEYAMSFSAVAGQAFVAANGRLQALLGTDRKGAAWERALSAPLLEYVQSGQALDQRITELGHDADSGMQGQLRNAVHEVENLIGEHPDAALQVSMLTMRRYEKDFILRREQKYADELGAQVMPFELLLQAARMPDGSKQQVRDAMQRYQEVFLSYAAARYGADSETQAMDDLAAKALPVLTRLQQAQRASLAQQRDEQAAARRWMDAAFAATVLVVGLLLVSLLLLLLRAVERPLADAAAFARAIADDDLDGRLVVRNAHDEIGRLAAALMQMQSSLRERIAGERLAAGANQRVRQALDVASAAVLVTDAEGRVVYANPALQQAFAQAGIEGAAEVDSEVAELGPAVAALVRAAFAQGVAMDAEVELGNSGFLLRASPVLEADRVLGLVMEWQDRRLERVIVNEVAAVVAAATAGDLQGRIVLADKQGFVLQLGERINALLDSVQAQVGDATRVIGHFAHGDLSARMRGDGQGIYARLRQGLEEAMQQVGGIVARIQQSAGSVQAAVGDMASGTADLSGRVEQQVGDVHEALQRVRSVAGEARENAGSARESALVSAQASDAADRGRQATAAAISGMEQLRASSRHIREIVATVDSLSFQTNLLALNAAVEAARAGSHGRGFAVVANEVRQLAQRSAEASKQIRGLIDESLRQVEEGARLADSSGAAMQDIGGRVAQVASALERIDAGSARQVSAVDDVERLLRRIGEGTRQSGEVARASSQAAQAMREQTQELAAAAEVFVVDAATAAEPVMQRLA
- a CDS encoding response regulator transcription factor; translation: MPTLLIADDHPLFREALKGAVQRVIPGVQLMEADSVEALYALAEQHPDADLVLMDLNMPGAQGFNALVHLRSLHPQLPIVVVSAREEATVMRRALDHGAFGFIPKSADSDTIGHALGTILDGERWAPAEAHNVPPTPNEEREVGQRLRELTPQQFRVLQMLGVGRLNKQIAYDLGVSEATIKAHVTAILRKLGVTNRTQAVLMAGKLAIDDDAIVLPPEED
- the acs gene encoding acetate--CoA ligase; its protein translation is MTDVYPVDSAFAEKARIDKNTYQQLYRESVENPDAFWAKAAERLDWYKKPTKIKNVSYQLDDFRIKWFEDGELNVSVNCLDRQLATRGDKTAILFEADGPDSPAQKVTYRELHQRVCRLGNALRSLGIKKGDRVTIYLPMIVDAAVAMLACARVGAIHSVVFGGFAANSIADRVGDCASKLIITADEGLRGGKKVPLKANVDAALKLPGTNTVETVLVVRHTGGAVDMQAPRDRWFHDVVDTQPAECEPERMNAEDPLFILYTSGSTGKPKGVLHTTGGYLLYAAYTHEAVFDLREDDIYWCTADVGWVTGHSYIVYGPLANGATSVMFEGVPNYPNTSRFWEVIDKHQVTIFYTAPTAIRALMRDGEEPVKRTSRKSLRLLGSVGEPINPEAWRWYYDVVGDARCPIVDTWWQTETGGILISPLPGATDLKPGSATLPFFGVQPALVSADGEPLEGATEGNLIIRDSWPGQMRTVYGDHQRFIDTYFRTYPGSYFTGDGCRRDEDGYYWITGRVDDVMNVSGHRIGTAEVESALVSHPKVAEAAVVGFPHDIKGQGIYAYVTLIAGEAQTDELLKELVAWVRKEIGPIAAPDHLQWAPGLPKTRSGKIMRRILRKIAENAPDQLGDTSTLADPSVVASLVEERKVR